Proteins found in one Geomonas subterranea genomic segment:
- a CDS encoding YggS family pyridoxal phosphate-dependent enzyme, whose translation MSNIAEHLREIRERIAQAAARAGREPEGVRLVAVSKTKPAAAIAEAFGCGQTIFGENYVQELVAKQPELPAGICWHFIGSLQSNKVRQIAGKVDLVHSVDRLSLAREIDRQWGALGKVCDILVQVNISREQTKGGTSSEELLELVRELAQLPHLKIKGLMTMPPFFDDPEGARPYFRKLRELADEVRVAAIPGVEMRELSMGMSGDFEAAIEEGATLVRVGSALFGERQYH comes from the coding sequence ATGAGTAATATTGCCGAACATCTCAGGGAGATCCGGGAGCGGATCGCGCAGGCCGCTGCCAGGGCCGGGCGCGAGCCGGAGGGGGTGCGCCTCGTCGCCGTTTCCAAGACCAAACCCGCCGCCGCGATAGCCGAGGCCTTCGGCTGCGGCCAGACTATCTTCGGTGAGAACTACGTCCAGGAACTGGTGGCGAAGCAGCCCGAACTCCCGGCCGGCATTTGCTGGCATTTCATCGGCAGCCTGCAGAGCAACAAGGTGCGCCAGATCGCCGGCAAGGTCGACCTGGTCCACTCCGTGGACCGCCTGAGCCTCGCCCGCGAGATCGACCGCCAGTGGGGCGCGTTGGGCAAGGTGTGCGACATCCTCGTCCAGGTGAACATCTCCCGCGAACAGACCAAGGGAGGGACGAGCAGCGAGGAACTCCTGGAACTCGTGCGCGAACTGGCGCAACTGCCTCACCTCAAGATCAAGGGGCTGATGACCATGCCTCCGTTCTTCGATGACCCCGAGGGAGCGCGCCCGTATTTCCGGAAGCTGCGCGAGTTGGCCGACGAGGTGAGGGTGGCAGCCATCCCGGGAGTGGAGATGCGTGAACTGAGCATGGGAATGTCCGGCGATTTCGAGGCCGCCATCGAGGAAGGTGCCACCCTGGTGCGGGTAGGCTCCGCCCTCTTCGGCGAGCGCCAGTATCACTGA
- a CDS encoding Maf family nucleotide pyrophosphatase, translated as MSATTIVLASASPRRSELLESAGISFRVLPADICEDQLPGEDPVDHVLRLAEGKARAAAERTDGRFFLGADTIVLCDGEIMGKPKDHADAQRMLRKLSGVPHEVVTGFAIYDRERDGALVEAVRTKVFFKHLRDEEIDAYIATGCPFDKAGGYAIQGGAAHMVRKIDGSYTNVVGLPLCEVVEKLRVLGAL; from the coding sequence ATGTCAGCAACCACCATCGTCCTAGCCTCCGCCTCCCCCAGGCGCAGCGAACTCCTCGAATCCGCAGGGATCAGTTTCCGCGTCCTCCCCGCCGACATCTGCGAGGATCAGCTTCCCGGTGAAGATCCGGTGGACCACGTGTTGCGTCTTGCGGAAGGAAAGGCGAGGGCCGCCGCCGAAAGGACCGACGGGCGCTTCTTCCTCGGCGCCGACACCATCGTCCTTTGCGACGGCGAGATCATGGGTAAGCCCAAAGACCACGCCGACGCCCAGCGTATGCTGAGAAAGCTCTCCGGCGTGCCGCACGAGGTGGTGACCGGTTTCGCCATCTACGACCGCGAACGCGACGGCGCACTGGTGGAGGCGGTACGCACCAAGGTCTTTTTCAAACATCTGCGCGACGAGGAGATCGACGCCTATATCGCCACCGGCTGTCCCTTCGACAAGGCCGGCGGCTACGCCATCCAGGGGGGGGCCGCGCACATGGTGCGCAAGATCGACGGCTCCTATACCAACGTGGTGGGGCTGCCGCTGTGCGAGGTGGTCGAGAAGCTCAGGGTACTGGGAGCACTGTAG